One window from the genome of Tolypothrix sp. NIES-4075 encodes:
- a CDS encoding SGNH/GDSL hydrolase family protein, with protein sequence MSTPAKIFPTWAFFSVVINGILMLAIALLILRQQGLTAFFGSAHSATPVKHNSQPQVTPTPKLGPRHKFTYPQWVDVLKKEAKAKAEKPPQNLSILAGDSLSLWFPTELLPEDRNWLNQGISGETSDGLLKRLDLFDRTQPHTIFVMIGINDLIRGASDETILENQQQIISYLRRVHPKAQIVVQSILPHGGEEATWERREKLLAIPNSRIRKLNQQLQDIATKANVKYLNLHPLFTNKQGNLRPEFSTDGLHLSPQGYLVWRSALQIYTQIELDKGYKGEVGTRGQGE encoded by the coding sequence GTGTCTACTCCAGCAAAAATTTTTCCTACCTGGGCATTTTTCTCCGTAGTAATCAACGGGATACTGATGTTGGCGATCGCCTTGCTGATTTTACGACAGCAAGGTTTGACCGCTTTTTTTGGGTCTGCACATTCTGCGACACCAGTCAAGCACAATAGTCAACCCCAAGTCACACCTACACCTAAACTAGGACCTCGCCATAAATTCACTTATCCGCAGTGGGTAGATGTCCTCAAAAAAGAGGCTAAAGCCAAAGCCGAGAAACCTCCCCAAAATTTAAGCATCCTCGCAGGAGATTCTCTCTCATTGTGGTTTCCTACAGAGTTATTACCCGAAGACCGAAATTGGCTCAATCAGGGAATTTCTGGAGAAACTAGCGATGGACTATTGAAAAGATTAGATTTATTTGACCGCACTCAGCCTCATACAATTTTTGTGATGATTGGCATTAATGACCTCATCCGGGGTGCAAGCGATGAGACAATTTTAGAGAATCAGCAACAAATTATCAGTTACCTGCGAAGAGTGCATCCAAAAGCGCAAATTGTCGTTCAGTCGATTTTGCCGCATGGAGGAGAAGAAGCAACCTGGGAAAGACGAGAAAAACTGCTGGCTATTCCTAACAGTCGCATTCGCAAGCTTAATCAGCAACTGCAAGATATAGCCACAAAAGCAAATGTTAAATATCTCAACTTGCATCCCCTGTTTACCAACAAGCAAGGTAATCTTCGTCCCGAATTCTCTACCGATGGCTTACACCTAAGTCCCCAAGGCTATCTTGTTTGGCGTTCCGCTTTACAAATATACACTCAGATAGAACTGGATAAGGGGTATAAGGGGGAGGTGGGGACAAGGGGACAAGGAGAATAA